The sequence below is a genomic window from Flavobacterium keumense.
GAGATTTCTCTAACGGTTGTCAAATTATGATTGACCAATATATTTCTTGTGGAGAAGACAAATGGAACAATCAAAATGGTATTGTAATGTTGTTGCCTCACGGTTATGAAGGGCAAGGTGCAGAGCACTCTTCGGCTAGAATGGAGCGTTACTTACAATTGTGTTCTCGTCATAATATGTATGTGGCTGATTGTACTACGCCAGCTAACTTCTTCCACTTGTTAAGAAGACAAATGAAAACGAAATTCCGTAAGCCATTAGTTGTATTCTCTCCAAAGAGTTTATTGCGTCACCCATTGTGTGTTTCTACTCAAGAGGAATTGGCTAACGGAAGTTTCCAAGAAACCATTGATGATACATCTGTAGATAAATCAAAAGTAAAAACAGTAGTTTTTTGTACAGGTAAATTCTATTATGATATTTTAGCGGAAAGAGAAAAACTAGAACGAAAAGATGTGGCTTTAGTTCGTATTGAGCAATTATTCCCATTACCAACAGAGCAGTTAAAAGCGATTATTGCAACCTATCCAAATGCAGATGATTATGTTTGGGCACAGGAAGAGCCTAAAAACATGGGAGCTTACAGCTATATGTTAGTAAACTTTAATTTGGTTCCTTGGCGTTTAGCATCATTGAAAAATTACTCGGCTCCTGCAGCAGGAAGTCATACTCGAGATAGAAGACGCCATGCAGATGCCATTAGAATGGTTTTTGATAAAAATTTATTTAGATAATAATGCCAACTGTTTTTTACATAAATGGATATCGATTTTTCTTTTATAGTAATGAACATTTGCCAAAACATATTCATATTGAAAACGGAGATAGGACGGCAAAGTTTTATCTTGAAAATGCAGAATTAGTTAAATCTTTTGGTTTTAAATCAAATGAACTAAAACAAATACGTACTTTAGTTGAAGAGAATCAGGAACTATTAATACAAAAATGGGATGAGTATTTTAACAATTAACAAGTCGAAAAACGCCATTGATATCGCTTTTGAAAATTCAAAAATGATTGTTTTTTTAGAAGATGGAAGAGAATTATCTATACCGTTAGAATGGTTTCCA
It includes:
- a CDS encoding DUF4160 domain-containing protein yields the protein MPTVFYINGYRFFFYSNEHLPKHIHIENGDRTAKFYLENAELVKSFGFKSNELKQIRTLVEENQELLIQKWDEYFNN
- a CDS encoding DUF2442 domain-containing protein, with product MSILTINKSKNAIDIAFENSKMIVFLEDGRELSIPLEWFPRLRKATSEELSKWRLIGKGEGVHWSEIDEDISIENLLD